The Oikeobacillus pervagus DNA window GATCGAGAACGTAAAATCTCTATCAACTGTATGTTTTTCCGAAGGATCGCCTTTATATTTAGAATCAATTTTGAACTTTAATTCTGTATCGATATTCCCATCCTTTTCCAATAAACAAGTAATAGCTAAGTTTTCCTTACGTTTTTCTTTATTTTCATCGATATCATTGGTTATGTTAAAACCAACCTTATCCTTCTTATCATCAATTGCTTCAACTTTTATTTCTTTCAATCTTTTATCTTGATCATAAGGTATGTTTTTCGTATGAATGTCAAATTTCACATGGTTCACTTCATTATTGAAAGTAATTTTTACAGAACGATCAATGATTTGCTCTTTCTTATCGATTAATAGATCAGATTGGAAGCCATTCGGAAACTTCATGTCTTTGATTTCACTTTTGGTCTTCTTAAGCCCCTTCACAAGTTCTTCCTTAAAAGTGGCTGAATCTACTTGCAGTTTTTCATCCATTGAGGATTGTATCATTTTGTCCGCTCGACTCCAAAGCATATTATGCATTTTCTTATCTTCTATTAATTGGTCCAGAAACTTAAGAAGAAGAGCTTTCGTTTCTTCAGAGGATAATTGAAGAGAAACCTTTCTTAGCTTCATCTCTTCCCCCTTATGTTCATACTTCACATTTTTCTCTAAACTGAAATGCTCATCTTTTAGTTCCTTATCGATAAAATCGCCATACCTTTTGGCTAAATATGCCTTTTCCTTTTCTGATAATAAAAGTTCTGCAGAATTAGGTTGTGATAAATTTAGTTTTTCTGGCCCATTGTATGTCGGGTCCATCATTCTCATAAACTCTCCATATTCCTTCAGATTCAAATATAGGACTTTTTCGTATAATGCAGGGATTTGAAGCCCTAATTGCTTCTCAGATTGGAATAATTTTGCATCCACTGATTCTTTTCCAATATTTAAAGACGTTTGATAATAGCTTGCTTTTTTCTTAGGATCTTGGTCAGCTTGTACAGAAATGGACGCTTCTTTCAGTATTTCCTGTAACATTTCTGTTTCCGGTGAAACAGCTCCAGCTGGACCCGTTTCAATATTCCCGCTAAGCTCCATCTTTGTACTAGATGGGCTTTTCAATGTTTCTTTCTGGAATTCTATACTCTCACCGTACAGTTGATTCCAATCTTCCGTCTGTTGTTGGATCGATTTGTATTCTGAAATGAAATACAATGATTTAGCGGATTTTTTGAAGAAAAAAGCTGAAACGGCTGTTCCGCTCAAAAGGATAAAAATAATTGCTGGTATCCATATTTTTTTGTTTAGCTTTGTTGGCGGCTTATAACTTTGCGTTTCTAAACTTGCTGCTGTTTCCTCTTTCGTCGCTCCTTGAATGGATGTGCCACATGAAGAGCAAATGGACGAGTTTTCACTCATGCTAGTCCCGCATTTTGGACAATTCCTCATAATCTCTCTCCTTTAAAATAATGAAAATTTGTACTATTACTTTCTCATTCTAGCAAAGCCCATTTTCATTTCTATATGTTCGACAAAAGTAGACATAAAAACCGTTCTTTTCCCCCTTTACCATTAATTGAAAAATAGGATAAAAATCCTATATTTTAGTTCATATCCATACCTTTAGTTCTATAAAAACAGAAAGGAATTCATCTAAATAGACTACTATCCTAGTAGGACAAACATATAATTTAATGGTTATAGTCAAATATCTATCTCCATCTTAGTAGAGGATGAATATAACTATAGGGAATAGGACATGCAGGAATATTTGTCCTACTACACTCATCTAAGGAGGAAAGGAGAAAATGACTTTTGAAATCGGGTTGACCATTTTCGTATTTATTATGACTATGATCGTTATTTTTTGGCGGCCTGGTGGAATGAATGAAGCTTGGCCTGCTGCGGTAGGCGCAGGGGTGATATTATTAACGGGGCTCGTATCCCAGAGAGATGTCATCGATATTATCGATAAGATTGGAGGGGCGTCCATCACAATTATTGCCACGAGTGTAATGGCTGTTATATTGGAAAGTTTCGGCTTTTTCCACTGGGCAGCAGCCAGACTTGCTACCCATTCAAAAAACTCCGGTTATCGACTATATTGGTACATTCAACTATTATGCTTTTTAATGACACTTCTATTTAATAATGATGGCAGTATTTTAATTACAACTCCTATCTTAATTTTACTCTTGAAAAATCTTCGACTAAAACCCCATCAAATGATTCCCTACCTATTAAGCGGAGCCCTAATCGCGACTGCATCAAGCGCCCCGATCGGAGTTAGTAATATCGTGAACCTAATTGCATTAGAAATTGTGAACATGACACTCTACATGCATACAGCGATGATGTTTGTACCGGCAACATTAGGGCTAATATTTATGTCATGGATAATGTTCATCATCGTAAAAAGGCGATTACCAGAAAAACTACCAGATATCGCACATGATATTGAGGAAATTTTCTTCACTAAGCATTTTCATCCATTAAAAGGAAGTATCTCTGTTGAAACAAAGAATAAACGTACAAGATTTATGATAAAAGTCTTGTTATTTGTGTTTATTATGCGTTGTCTCTTGTTCGTAGCGTCATACTTTACCATCCCAATTGAAATAGTGGCTGTTTTTGGCTCATTAGTACTACTAGTATGGAGATGGTATCATTTAGGAACTACCCCTGTAGACATATTGAAGAAAACCCCGTGGCATATCCTTATTTTCGCCTTCTCGATGTATGTAATTATTTACGGCCTTCATAATGCCGGATTAACTGAGATGCTTGTAGAGGTTTGTGAACCGATTGTGAATAAAGGATTATTCCAAGCTAGCTTTATTATGGGGGGATTGGTTTCTTTTCTATCTAACTTCTTTAACAATCATCCAGCCTTAATGATTGGAACCATTACACTGACGGAGATGGGACTAGATCCAGTTACATTAAAAACGATTTACCTGGCAAATATCATAGGTAGCGACATGGGATCCTTATTACTACCTATTGGGACACTTGCTTCCCTTATTTGGATGCATATCCTTAGGCAAAATAAGATTAAAGTAAAATGGAAAGATTATTTAAATGTATCGATCATCGTCATCCCAATTACTACATTTTTAACCTTATTTTTGCTTTATTATTGGGTTCAATTAATTTTTACTTAATTTGTTAATATTCAATTGAGGCAATGTTATTCATCTAAGGAGTACTATTTCATTGAACCATTTTCAACTTTTCATGAACGAATGGAAAAGGGCCGAATAAAAAAGAGTCTTTTTTCATATCGAAAGACTCTAATCGATTAATATCAATACATCTTTAAACTTAAATGAGGGGAATGATCGAGATTTGTTCATGATAATGACCAATTCATCACTCGCCATTCCCCGTATATCTCAGTAGAAGTGGAATCTTAAAGACAATGATTATCTTCCTTTTAAGGAAAAATCATACATGACCTCATCTTCAAGCTTTTAAGGAATGTGAATGGTCTTGATATGAGACATTTTCAAGAACATTGACTCCCCGTTTGCTGTTATTAGCTCGATAATATTACTTGACACATTTTTTAATACTCCTACTTTATTTGGATGATCTCCCATATCAAACACAACCAATTGATTTTTGTATTTTTTTAATTGATCTTCGAAGGAACGATGTAAGGAGATACTGGATGGAACTACTGGTAATTTATCATGATCTAATGTGTAGGGAGTTAGCTGATTCGTGTAAGGTGTTAACCATTTTAAGTGCTGCATGGAGACAAACATTGTCTTATAAACCGGTGAAAAGAAGACGATATAATCATTTAATACGTTTGTCACGTATCCATGAATGGAGCGATTACCCGTCACAAAAATTTCCAAAAATCTCCCCTTTGCATTATTTAAAACCTTTCTATATGATATATCCTCATTTTCATTCTGGAATGGAAGACTTTCAGGTGTAGCAGCAGTAATTTCCTTTAAGTTTTTTTCCTTTAAATTGTGGACATGCAATAGTGGGATATAGAGGAATTGTTGGCCATCAAATAGGATAATGACATCTAAACCTGTATCAATGAGAATCCCTGCAAATGTGGTTTTCCCTGAAATTTCAACCTCCACTTCCACCCCAATATAATGACGAATCCTTTCCACGCTACCTTCCCCCCTTTTTAATCCATATTTTAAACGGGTGCATTAGAGATTCTCCCAATGCACCTTTTACTCCCAAGATCCTATCATTTCGATGTTTATTCCTTACTGTTCCAAACATAATCAATCGTTTTGACCACTTTATCATTATTACGACTGCGACTTCTGGATCGATTACTCTTTATCTCTGATTGTTTTTTATCTCCATCTGAGTTAGAATTGTTTGCATTATTATTTTGATTATTCGATTGGTCTTGTTGATTATTATCATTTTGCTTATTCTGTTTTAACGATCCCTTTGGACCAACACTTATACTCTTAATGTGGTAAGGATGAATTCGTAATACTTCTTCATTATTAACTAGTGTGTAATGACCACCTGCATTTTCAACTAAAACACCTTCCATCGCTTCAGGGCCCCCACGATTGATTGATACCCATTGATGTGAAAAATCACGGAACACATTTTGGAAATTTTCAACATTCACATAATCCGGGTAAACTATTCCTGATTGTACGGCATTATTCAATTGGAAGTTGTTATTGTTTTGATATTCACATATACTTTTTACGTGATATGCGTTCACATAGACGACCCCATCGTCTTCTGTAAATAAAATTAAATGATCCCCTTGTACAGATAATAGTGTTCCATATTTTGATTCAGGGCCACCTTGGTTAATTTGGATGGTTTTATTTCCGAATTCTTTTAATAAACCTAGGAAATTTTCAGCTTGAAGAAAATCCACTTGTTCTCCATATGATTGCATTAATTGCATAGAGTTAGATTTTGAATTCTCACTAATACTTTTCACATGTTCTGCTTGATAGTAGATAACCTTGCTTTGGTTGTTGTTTTGATTATTGTTTTGATTATTATCATTGTTGTTTTTTTGCGATAGTATAGCAATATAGTCTGATTGAACATCTAATAAAATACCAGTCCTGGACTCTGGCCCGCCACGATAAATTGTAACCATTTTCCCTTTTAGTGACATAAGAAATGAGTGATATGAGCTTTTAGTGCCCAAATTCGCTTCTTTATTTTCCATTTTTATCCTCCTTGTCAAATATCCATATAGGGTATTCATAATGCATATATACGTATCACGGGTGTTTAATGAAACTGAATAGTAGCCTAATTCCCTAAAATTAAATGAATGCCTAAATCGTTAATTTAATTTATAAAGATGGCTTTTAATGTATTCAGCTCTTTTATCAATATATTGAAGGATAATCTCTTGCTCTTGATCAAATCTTTCTATTCTATCTTTTTCATATGGATCTTCTAATACATATGGTCTAATCAGTTGCTGTAATGATTCTATTTTCGGTTTTAAATACTCTATAGTAAATTGATGTTGAAGAATTCGACTTAATATTTTTTGATATTGTTTTCGGAAAGACTGGACATCTAAAATTCGGGCTGTTAAAGTATTAAAACCTGTAATTGGAACATAGTCTTCCTCCATGATTTCCCCATGAACATCCCTTCCCCATGTTGCATCATAATCCCACGGCATTACCTCAAATTGCCCTGTATTTTCATTTCGGTAAAGTGCGTAATTATGAACAAACCCATCATAGTTCTGTGTTAAGATTACACCTGCCAACCAAAGAAGGTACTGATTAACATTCATGTACTGAGGAATTTCTTTTTCAAAATGATCCTTTGGGATTGTATTTATTTTCATAATCATTTCATGTAAATATT harbors:
- a CDS encoding zinc ribbon domain-containing protein, with the protein product MRNCPKCGTSMSENSSICSSCGTSIQGATKEETAASLETQSYKPPTKLNKKIWIPAIIFILLSGTAVSAFFFKKSAKSLYFISEYKSIQQQTEDWNQLYGESIEFQKETLKSPSSTKMELSGNIETGPAGAVSPETEMLQEILKEASISVQADQDPKKKASYYQTSLNIGKESVDAKLFQSEKQLGLQIPALYEKVLYLNLKEYGEFMRMMDPTYNGPEKLNLSQPNSAELLLSEKEKAYLAKRYGDFIDKELKDEHFSLEKNVKYEHKGEEMKLRKVSLQLSSEETKALLLKFLDQLIEDKKMHNMLWSRADKMIQSSMDEKLQVDSATFKEELVKGLKKTKSEIKDMKFPNGFQSDLLIDKKEQIIDRSVKITFNNEVNHVKFDIHTKNIPYDQDKRLKEIKVEAIDDKKDKVGFNITNDIDENKEKRKENLAITCLLEKDGNIDTELKFKIDSKYKGDPSEKHTVDRDFTFSIKDEDSPQISGKVAGKVKQSNDINIEKKYANQSFDIQMNFDDVDELEKINLKLDSKSKLKDVQLPSLEKDQKALNVMKLSDEDIMNIQQEVSINLYELMKKFGLMDPFEEDMNTMETETYSNL
- a CDS encoding arsenic transporter, producing MTFEIGLTIFVFIMTMIVIFWRPGGMNEAWPAAVGAGVILLTGLVSQRDVIDIIDKIGGASITIIATSVMAVILESFGFFHWAAARLATHSKNSGYRLYWYIQLLCFLMTLLFNNDGSILITTPILILLLKNLRLKPHQMIPYLLSGALIATASSAPIGVSNIVNLIALEIVNMTLYMHTAMMFVPATLGLIFMSWIMFIIVKRRLPEKLPDIAHDIEEIFFTKHFHPLKGSISVETKNKRTRFMIKVLLFVFIMRCLLFVASYFTIPIEIVAVFGSLVLLVWRWYHLGTTPVDILKKTPWHILIFAFSMYVIIYGLHNAGLTEMLVEVCEPIVNKGLFQASFIMGGLVSFLSNFFNNHPALMIGTITLTEMGLDPVTLKTIYLANIIGSDMGSLLLPIGTLASLIWMHILRQNKIKVKWKDYLNVSIIVIPITTFLTLFLLYYWVQLIFT
- a CDS encoding DUF2642 domain-containing protein, whose amino-acid sequence is MERIRHYIGVEVEVEISGKTTFAGILIDTGLDVIILFDGQQFLYIPLLHVHNLKEKNLKEITAATPESLPFQNENEDISYRKVLNNAKGRFLEIFVTGNRSIHGYVTNVLNDYIVFFSPVYKTMFVSMQHLKWLTPYTNQLTPYTLDHDKLPVVPSSISLHRSFEDQLKKYKNQLVVFDMGDHPNKVGVLKNVSSNIIELITANGESMFLKMSHIKTIHIP
- a CDS encoding spore coat protein gives rise to the protein MENKEANLGTKSSYHSFLMSLKGKMVTIYRGGPESRTGILLDVQSDYIAILSQKNNNDNNQNNNQNNNQSKVIYYQAEHVKSISENSKSNSMQLMQSYGEQVDFLQAENFLGLLKEFGNKTIQINQGGPESKYGTLLSVQGDHLILFTEDDGVVYVNAYHVKSICEYQNNNNFQLNNAVQSGIVYPDYVNVENFQNVFRDFSHQWVSINRGGPEAMEGVLVENAGGHYTLVNNEEVLRIHPYHIKSISVGPKGSLKQNKQNDNNQQDQSNNQNNNANNSNSDGDKKQSEIKSNRSRSRSRNNDKVVKTIDYVWNSKE